In Fusarium oxysporum Fo47 chromosome IX, complete sequence, the following proteins share a genomic window:
- a CDS encoding Glutamate/Leucine/Phenylalanine/Valine dehydrogenase-domain-containing protein, giving the protein MAPITESPTNMLPSQTFPDYTDPYQKSNMTAISANPVANVKATEASRGPSPQPTHFSVPLQNGNGGNGHRILRSATVGYIAPEFTGKPEQKKTVKSIISAAGFVPEPQIDEQIEWFYEKLGIDDVYFELETPDVISSHITSLYAAKVASFAREDKQEEIRLDMEANDHAIYIDTSVAGKTNTAGPRYEERLEAKYIDHPGHSKYRVETFRSPAVVSPSSKATLRCYFVYQCQFATPPEQTDPKETNLELIADNGFLRKATDNTKQIYQDIIELAVNRAGPVIEVFDIENTDEKRMVVAFRSRTAQGLFSALSDLYHYYGVTSSRKYLEQFSNGITVMSVYLRPTSDTVESSGQFPSIEESIDQISKEVSLLYCLPHNKFHNLFLDGQLSLQESVYAHSAWVFVQHFLNRLGPEYSTLAELLDVKNNAQQALLSNLKRRLRSETFTPEYIYEIIQNYPGLVRALYASFANIHLVKDQDDPVKVVSSSLSVEVLSDDALKDKISKNVNNEHDEMVLTAFRVFNNAILKTNYFTPTKVALSFRLDPSFLPEVEYPKPLYGMFLVISSESRGFHLRFKDISRGGIRIVKSRNKEAYGINARSIFDENYGLASTQQRKNKDIPEGGSKGVILLDPKQQNRAREAFEKYIDSILDLLLPAETPGIKNPVVDLYGKEEIIFMGPDENTAELVDWATEHARSRGAPWWKSFFTGKSPKLGGIPHDTYGMTTLSVREYVKGIYRKLELDPSTIRKMQTGGPDGDLGSNEIKLGNEKYTAIVDGSGVLADPNGLDRDELLRLANGRKMIIEYDVSKLSPEGYRVLCDDVNITLPNGEVINNGTSFRNTFHLRDTGSVDCFVPCGGRPASIDLISVNRLIKDGKCIIPYLVEGANLFITQEAKLRLEAAGCILYKDASANKGGVTSSSLEVLASLSFDDEGFVENMCHNAQGEAPQFYKDYVKQVQLKIQENARLEFEAIWREHEQTGTPRSILSDKLSVAITDLDEKLQHSDLWDNEKIRRSVLQDALPRLLLEKIGLDTLIARIPDSYLRSIFGSYLASRFVYEFGSNPSQFAFYDFMSKRMAQIAN; this is encoded by the exons ATGGCGCCTATAACAGAATCGCCCACTAACATGCTGCCCTCTCAGACTTTCCCTGATTACACGGATCCATATCAGAAATCCAACATGACTGCCATTTCCGCCAACCCCGTGGCTAACGTCAAGGCCACTGAGGCCAGCCGTGGTCCTTCTCCCCAGCCTACTCACTTCTCCGTTCCTCTGCAAAATGGCAATGGCGGCAACGGCCACCGCATTCTGCGATCTGCCACCGTTGGCTACATTGCCCCTGAGTTCACCGGCAAGCctgagcagaagaagactgtGAAGTCTATCATCTCAGCTGCTGGTTTCGTCCCCGAGCCTCAAATTGATGAGCAGATCGAGTGGTTCTACGAGAAGCTTGGCATCGATGATGTCTACTTCGAGCTTGAGACCCCCGATGTCATCTCCAGCCACATCACCTCTCTGTATGCCGCTAAGGTCGCTTCCTTCGCTCGCGAGGATAAGCAGGAGGAGATCCGACTGGATATGGAGGCTAACGACCATGCCATCTACATTGATACCAGCGTTGCTGGCAAGACCAACACTGCTGGACCTCGCTATGAGGAACGCCTCGAGGCCAAGTACATTGATCACCCCGGCCACAGCAAGTACCGCGTTGAGACTTTCCGATCTCCCGCTGTCGTGAGCCCCAGCTCCAAGGCAACTCTCCGATGTTACTTCGTCTACCAGTGCCAGTTTGCCACTCCACCTGAGCAGACCGACCCCAAGGAGACCAACCTCGAGCTCATTGCCGACAACGGCTTCCTCCGCAAGGCCACtgacaacaccaagcaaATCTACCAGGACATCATTGAGCTCGCCGTTAACCGAGCTGGTCCAGTCATCGAGGTCTTCGATATTGAGAACACCGACGAGAAGCGAATGGTCGTTGCCTTCCGCTCTCGCACTGCCCAGGGTCTTTTCTCTGCCCTCAGTGACCTTTACCACTACTATGGCGTCACCTCATCTCGAAAGTACCTCGAGCAGTTCTCCAACGGTATCACCGTCATGAGTGTCTACCTCCGACCTACTTCTGACACCGTCGAGAGCAGTGGACAGTTCCCTTCAATTGAGGAGTCCATTGACCAGATCTCCAAGGAGGTTTCTCTCCTCTACTGTCTCCCCCACAACAAGTTCCACAACCTTTTCCTCGATGGACAGCTCAGCCTTCAGGAATCCGTCTACGCCCACTCCGCTTGGGTGTTCGTTCAGCACTTCCTGAACCGATTGGGACCAGAGTACTCTACTCTTGCCGAGCTTCTGGATGTTAAGAACAACGCTCAGCAGGCCCTCCTTTCTAACCTGAAGCGCCGTCTCCGTTCTGAGACATTTACTCCTGAGTACATTTATGAGATTATTCAGAACTACCCCGGTCTCGTTCGTGCTCTTTACGCTTCTTTCGCCAACATCCACCTTGTTAAGGACCAGGATGACCCCGTGAAGGTTGTCTCCTCCAGCCTGTCCGTCGAGGTTCTCTCCGACGACGctctcaaggacaagatctCCAAGAACGTCAACAACgagcatgatgagatggttCTCACTGCCTTCCGTGTGTTCAACAACGCCATCCTCAAGACCAACTACTTCACCCCTACTAAGGTCGCTCTGAGCTTCCGTCTTGACCCATCTTTCCTCCCCGAGGTCGAGTACCCCAAGCCCCTCTACGGCATGTTCCTCGTCATCAGCTCTGAGTCCCGAGGTTTCCACCTCCGATTCAAGGATATCTCTCGCGGTGGTATCCGAATCGTCAAGTCTCGCAACAAGGAGGCTTATGGCATCAACGCCCGCAGCATCTTCGATGAGAACTACGGTCTTGCCAGCACACAGCAGcgcaagaacaaggacatTCCCGAGGGTGGCTCCAAGGGTGTTATTCTGTTGGACCCTAAGCAGCAGAACCGTGCCCGTGAGGCTTTCGAGAAGTACATTGATAGtatccttgatcttcttctgcccGCCGAGACCCCTGGTATCAAGAACCCTGTTGTCGACCTCTACGGCAAGGAGgagatcatcttcatgggCCCTGATGAGAACACCGCTGAGCTGGTCGACTGGGCTACTGAGCATGCTCGATCCCGTGGCGCCCCCTGGTGGAAGTCCTTCTTCACTGGCAAGTCTCCCAAGCTTGGTGGTATTCCTCACGACACCTACGGCATGACCACTCTGTCTGTTCGTGAGTACGTCAAGGGTATCTACCGAAAGCTCGAGCTTGACCCCTCTACTATCCGCAAGATGCAGACTGGTGGCCCCGATGGTGACCTGGGCAGCAACGAGATCAAGCTTGGTAACGAGAAGTACACTGCCATTGTGGATGGCTCTGGAGTTCTTGCTGACCCCAACGGTCTCGACCGTGACGAGCTTCTGCGCCTTGCCAACGGCCGCAAGATGATTATCGAGTACGATGTTTCCAAGCTGTCTCCCGAGGGTTACCGAGTCCTGTGCGACGACGTCAACATCACTCTCCCCAATGGCGAGGTTATCAACAACGGTACATCGTTCCGTAACACCTTCCATCTCCGTGACACTGGCAGTGTCGACTGCTTCGTCCCTTGTGGTGGTCGTCCCGCCTCCATTGACCTCATCTCGGTCAACCGTCTCATCAAGGATGGCAAGTGCATCATCCCTTACCTCGTTGAGGGAGCCAACCTCTTCATTACCCAGGAGGCTAAGCTTCGCCTCGAGGCTGCTGGCTGCATTCTGTACAAGGATGCCTCTGCCAACAAGGGTGGTGTGACATCGTCCTCCCTTGAGGTTCTTGCTTCTCTGTCTTTCGACGACGAGGGCTTCGTTGAGAACATGTGCCACAACGCCCAGGGCGAGGCTCCTCAGTTCTACAAGGACTACGTCAAGCAGGTTCAGCTCAAGATTCAGGAGAACGCCCGCCTTGAGTTTGAGGCTATCTGGCGCGAGCATGAGCAGACCGGAACTCCCCGATCTATCCTCTCTGACAAGCTCTCCGTTGCCATTACCGATCTCGATGAGAAGCTCCAGCACTCCGACCTCTGGGACAACGAGAAGATCCGCCGAtctgttcttcaagatgctCTGCCCCGTCTTCTCCTCGAGAAGATTGGTCTCGACACCTTGATCGCTCGCATCCCCGACTCCTACCTCCGAAGCATCTTCGGCTCCTACCTTGCCAGTCGATTCGTGTACGAGTTCGGCAGCAACCCCAGCCAGTTTGCCTTCTACGACTT TATGTCTAAGCGTATGGCCCAGATCGCCAACTAA